In one window of Sinorhizobium chiapasense DNA:
- a CDS encoding adenylate/guanylate cyclase domain-containing protein gives MERRLAAILAADVVGYSRLMGVDEVGTLARLKACRRESVDPAIEEFHGRIIKLMGDGALVEFASVVDAVQCAAAFQRKMASRDQGVTAAQRIQFRIGINLGDVIVEGDDIYGDGVNIAARLQTLAQPGGICISGTAFDHAVHKADVGFSALGEQHLKNIADPVRVYRVLLDPSKAGKVIAPPRRVGRRGIAALATVATLLIAAAAIFFAWPLPFAPQRPSIAVLPFGATSEDAGQDYFAEGLTNDLIADLSKISGLLVIARNSAFSFKDTSMNVQQVAKQLNVRYVLEGSVRRAGVAVRINVQLIDGNTGRTVWAERYDRDYSDIFALQDEVIEHIVDALAVRLTERERTQIARLPTRNLEAYDSYTRAEQKVYSIDYRSLGEALSLYEKAIKLDPEFADAHTGYARAIVDVLGFDYQPLILSAVARQRAYEAAGRGLELNPQSPRAYAVLGILQMLDGEIDEAIASVNKAVALDPNGAEAELNRAIVLTYAGQNPEALTAMERVLRLDPKPRAQVYDYYGLVLYMNHQYEDAIGAVRTVRPEEPSDLGLEILAMANARLGREAEAHNSVKAMLERSPGHCLATLRVVYAHHRRQEDLDHRLDALRLAKLPEWSFDFRGRPEDRLDAKAIRDLALDKTWTGHRHNGAGFFMELGANGDFALRAENSMIVGKFTLERDFFCTRTSSALLGRKICSPVYRNPGGSTEKHDEYVLPEGSSVWYFSAAP, from the coding sequence ATGGAGAGGCGGCTCGCCGCGATACTCGCTGCCGATGTGGTCGGCTACAGCCGCCTCATGGGAGTGGATGAGGTCGGCACGCTGGCCCGGCTGAAGGCCTGCCGCCGGGAGTCGGTCGATCCCGCCATAGAGGAATTCCACGGCCGAATCATCAAGCTCATGGGCGATGGTGCGCTCGTCGAGTTCGCGAGCGTTGTCGACGCTGTTCAGTGCGCCGCCGCGTTCCAGCGGAAAATGGCCAGTCGCGACCAGGGCGTCACCGCGGCACAGCGAATTCAGTTCCGTATCGGCATCAATCTCGGCGACGTCATTGTCGAAGGCGATGACATCTACGGCGACGGCGTCAACATAGCGGCGCGACTGCAAACTCTGGCCCAGCCCGGCGGCATATGCATATCCGGTACGGCGTTCGACCATGCCGTGCACAAGGCCGATGTCGGTTTCTCAGCTCTCGGTGAGCAGCACCTGAAGAATATTGCCGATCCGGTCCGCGTCTACCGCGTTTTGCTTGATCCTTCCAAGGCGGGAAAGGTCATCGCCCCTCCGCGCCGGGTTGGAAGGCGGGGTATCGCCGCCCTCGCAACGGTCGCGACCCTGCTGATCGCGGCCGCCGCGATTTTCTTCGCGTGGCCATTACCCTTTGCGCCACAGCGGCCATCCATCGCGGTGCTGCCGTTCGGCGCTACTAGCGAGGACGCTGGACAGGACTATTTTGCGGAGGGGCTTACGAACGATCTCATCGCTGATCTGTCGAAGATTTCCGGGCTGCTTGTTATCGCCCGCAATTCCGCTTTCTCGTTTAAGGACACATCCATGAACGTCCAGCAGGTCGCCAAGCAATTGAACGTCCGCTACGTGCTGGAGGGCAGCGTCCGGCGTGCGGGAGTCGCGGTACGCATCAATGTGCAGCTCATCGATGGGAACACCGGAAGAACCGTGTGGGCCGAACGGTATGACCGCGACTACTCCGATATCTTTGCGCTGCAAGACGAAGTGATCGAGCACATTGTGGACGCGCTCGCGGTGCGCCTGACGGAAAGAGAGCGAACCCAGATTGCCCGCCTGCCAACCCGGAATCTCGAAGCCTACGACTCCTACACTCGAGCCGAACAGAAGGTGTACTCCATAGACTACCGATCTCTCGGAGAGGCTCTCTCCCTCTACGAGAAGGCAATCAAGCTCGACCCCGAATTCGCTGACGCCCATACAGGCTACGCCCGAGCCATCGTCGACGTCCTTGGCTTCGACTACCAGCCACTGATTTTGAGTGCGGTCGCCCGGCAGCGTGCCTATGAAGCGGCGGGGCGAGGCCTGGAACTGAACCCGCAGTCTCCGCGAGCCTATGCCGTCCTCGGCATCCTGCAAATGCTTGACGGCGAAATCGATGAGGCCATCGCGTCGGTCAATAAGGCCGTGGCGCTCGATCCGAATGGCGCTGAGGCGGAACTCAACCGCGCGATCGTCCTGACCTATGCGGGGCAGAACCCGGAAGCACTCACAGCCATGGAGCGTGTGCTGCGACTGGACCCCAAACCGCGAGCCCAAGTCTACGACTATTACGGTCTCGTGCTTTACATGAATCATCAATATGAGGACGCAATCGGGGCAGTGCGGACAGTCCGGCCGGAGGAACCGAGCGACCTGGGCCTTGAAATCCTGGCCATGGCCAACGCGCGATTGGGTCGAGAGGCAGAAGCGCACAACTCGGTCAAAGCAATGCTCGAGAGGTCGCCCGGCCATTGCCTTGCCACACTGCGAGTTGTGTATGCCCACCATCGTCGGCAGGAGGACCTCGACCATCGGCTCGATGCTTTGCGCTTAGCGAAGCTCCCGGAATGGAGCTTCGATTTCCGTGGACGGCCAGAAGACCGCCTGGATGCCAAGGCAATCCGTGACCTGGCGCTCGACAAGACCTGGACCGGGCATCGGCACAACGGTGCAGGCTTCTTCATGGAGCTCGGCGCAAACGGTGATTTTGCCTTGCGCGCTGAAAACAGCATGATCGTCGGCAAGTTCACTCTCGAGCGCGATTTCTTTTGCACGCGAACCTCATCGGCTCTGCTCGGCCGCAAAATCTGCAGCCCTGTGTATCGCAACCCAGGAGGAAGTACGGAGAAACACGACGAGTATGTTCTGCCGGAAGGCTCGAGCGTCTGGTATTTCTCGGCGGCTCCGTGA
- a CDS encoding adenylate/guanylate cyclase domain-containing protein, whose amino-acid sequence MPTGASDRQMVERRLAAILVADVAGYSRLMGADEEGTLARLQAHRRELIDRTVAEHRGRIVKLTGDGMLVEFPSIVEAVRCALDIQGGMVARNAEVAPEKRIEFRIGVNLGDMIVEAGDLYGDGVNVAARLEALSEPGGICLARTVRDHIQDKLQLSLTDLGEQRVKNIDRPIGVFAMSAATIAAMPAAPASGKAMPAAISAARRDKDQPSVVIMPFDNLSGSGDEYFVDGVVEEITSTLSRVREFFVIARQSAFTYKGRFVDVRDVGRELGVTYVVEGTVRRGGDRLRISVQLVDAETRSQLWSDRYEGATKDIFEFQDRIAAHVAGAIHPAIRSAEIELSTRKPPSSLRAYDQVLRAYPKLWGHNAKDNKEAISILRQAIALDEGYGRAHALLAWCHAQEVVYIWSSDVEHDRACALKAVKAASASIDDDPTALTAAGAALSLLFDQVRAAAYIERALALDPNNAWAWARYGWVANYRDEPVRARERFERALTLSPFDPLAFNSRLGIAQALAMGGDWAGAARLAREVIDQNPRVTWAYRILAYSSAIAGDSKTARRAVRELLAGQPNASIEQFKSVAPTSQVPRFFRQALEGLRQAGLPEK is encoded by the coding sequence ATGCCAACGGGTGCCAGCGACCGGCAAATGGTCGAGCGTAGATTGGCTGCAATTCTTGTGGCTGATGTCGCTGGCTATTCCCGCCTCATGGGTGCTGACGAGGAGGGCACGCTCGCGCGCCTCCAGGCGCATCGGCGCGAGTTGATCGACCGCACCGTCGCCGAGCACCGCGGCCGGATCGTGAAACTCACAGGTGACGGGATGCTGGTCGAATTTCCCAGTATTGTCGAGGCGGTGCGTTGCGCCCTCGATATCCAGGGGGGCATGGTCGCACGTAATGCCGAAGTAGCGCCGGAGAAGCGGATCGAGTTCCGCATAGGCGTCAACTTGGGTGACATGATCGTCGAAGCCGGCGACCTCTATGGCGACGGCGTCAATGTCGCGGCCCGTCTGGAGGCGCTCTCGGAGCCGGGCGGCATTTGTCTCGCCCGCACGGTGCGAGACCACATCCAGGACAAGCTGCAACTTTCACTCACCGATCTCGGAGAGCAGAGAGTGAAGAACATCGACCGGCCGATCGGCGTTTTTGCCATGAGCGCCGCGACCATTGCGGCGATGCCTGCAGCGCCGGCTTCGGGAAAAGCCATGCCAGCGGCCATTTCGGCTGCCCGCCGCGACAAAGATCAGCCGTCGGTCGTCATCATGCCGTTCGACAACCTGAGCGGCAGCGGCGACGAGTATTTCGTGGACGGGGTGGTGGAGGAGATCACCTCCACCTTGTCGCGCGTACGCGAGTTCTTCGTGATCGCCCGCCAATCCGCGTTCACCTACAAGGGCCGTTTCGTCGACGTTCGCGACGTCGGCAGAGAACTCGGCGTGACCTACGTCGTCGAGGGTACCGTGCGGCGCGGCGGGGATCGGCTGCGCATTTCGGTCCAACTGGTCGACGCCGAGACGCGGTCCCAGCTCTGGTCCGACCGCTACGAGGGCGCGACCAAGGACATCTTCGAGTTCCAGGATCGTATCGCGGCCCACGTCGCCGGCGCTATCCATCCAGCCATTCGCAGTGCCGAGATAGAGTTGTCGACGCGCAAGCCGCCAAGCAGTCTCCGGGCCTATGACCAGGTGCTTCGCGCATACCCCAAGCTTTGGGGCCACAATGCCAAGGACAACAAGGAGGCTATCTCGATTCTCCGGCAGGCGATCGCCCTCGATGAAGGGTATGGGCGTGCGCATGCGCTGTTGGCTTGGTGTCATGCCCAGGAGGTCGTGTACATCTGGTCGTCCGATGTTGAGCATGACCGGGCGTGCGCGCTGAAAGCTGTCAAAGCCGCGTCAGCTTCGATCGATGATGATCCGACTGCTCTGACCGCCGCCGGAGCTGCACTGAGCCTACTTTTCGACCAGGTCCGGGCGGCGGCCTATATCGAAAGGGCGCTGGCACTCGATCCGAACAACGCGTGGGCTTGGGCGCGATACGGGTGGGTTGCGAACTACCGCGATGAACCCGTTCGCGCGAGGGAACGATTTGAGCGGGCCCTCACGCTCAGTCCCTTTGATCCACTGGCATTCAACAGCAGGCTTGGCATTGCGCAGGCGTTGGCAATGGGCGGTGACTGGGCCGGAGCGGCACGTCTGGCGCGCGAAGTCATCGACCAGAACCCAAGGGTCACGTGGGCCTACCGAATCCTTGCCTATTCGTCTGCGATCGCCGGCGATTCGAAGACCGCCCGGCGAGCGGTACGAGAGCTATTAGCCGGTCAACCCAACGCATCGATCGAACAGTTCAAGAGTGTCGCTCCGACGAGCCAGGTGCCGCGGTTTTTCAGGCAGGCTCTGGAAGGTCTGCGGCAGGCTGGCTTACCCGAGAAGTAG
- a CDS encoding ankyrin repeat domain-containing protein, translating into MQDAPCHELQLCQDPFARDLKQLFSVVPLVAVILCLGISASAVNAESLHDAAREGDLDVISQLLSQGVDVNGRDESRETALIEAALSGQTRIAAMLIEANADTEARNDRGFTALHAAAYSGSVEIATLLLDHGAEVDALSKQKITPLHVAAEENQAAVAELLIARGAKVEAIQAYGYTPLSRATFMKSAQVMALLKKHGAKCQPKEKIGASYAACVAVGN; encoded by the coding sequence GTGCAAGACGCTCCTTGTCATGAACTGCAGTTGTGCCAGGATCCCTTCGCAAGAGACCTAAAACAGCTCTTCAGCGTCGTTCCTCTGGTTGCAGTCATTCTTTGTCTTGGGATTTCGGCAAGCGCAGTCAACGCAGAGTCCCTACACGATGCGGCGCGCGAGGGCGATCTCGACGTAATCAGCCAGCTCTTGTCTCAAGGCGTTGATGTCAATGGCCGCGACGAGAGTCGCGAGACGGCCCTGATCGAAGCTGCTCTTTCCGGCCAGACCAGGATCGCCGCCATGTTGATCGAGGCCAACGCCGACACCGAAGCCCGCAATGACCGCGGCTTCACCGCGTTGCACGCGGCGGCGTATTCCGGAAGTGTTGAGATCGCCACGCTTTTGCTGGACCACGGCGCTGAAGTCGACGCCTTGAGCAAGCAGAAGATCACGCCATTGCACGTGGCCGCCGAAGAGAACCAGGCGGCGGTGGCCGAACTGTTGATTGCCCGTGGGGCCAAGGTCGAGGCAATCCAGGCTTACGGCTATACGCCGCTGAGCCGCGCGACGTTCATGAAGAGCGCTCAGGTGATGGCCTTGCTGAAGAAGCACGGTGCCAAGTGCCAACCCAAGGAGAAGATCGGCGCGTCGTACGCAGCCTGCGTTGCCGTCGGTAACTGA
- a CDS encoding S8 family peptidase — protein MRVLIEMRVPVGQGMAAVRRVAFGLAVPSLTVDPNYEPVPVSPSPDIAVRMAAAGEQVVVVRGTIESDKIPELEAQAEVLKAWRDTEIQPFTPVAESMPTALLEAMPQSANLLQLSGDGPAMGPCPIGTCDCEPETAKGTIADVAHYLGVDQIWAAGYRGDGIVVAVVDGGITALGRTPQPNETAKISRVIGGFPADWGTTAAAWGDHGNMCATDVLGMAPNAQIYDIRIASDTSTGTISNALAGYDWAINQHRATGTPQVITNSWGIYQQSWDGVYACDANHLFTRKVVDALNEGILVLFSAGNCGDTCPDSRCGNDTGPGKSIWGANGHPRVMTVGAVNKNEQFVGYSSRGPACLDSNKPDFCSVTHFTGYFASDSGTSAATPIAAGVVALLKQANPVLTQDQAKTALRSTAKDIGPAGWDQHSGAGIVRAKAAYDQVPRPRGLAAVFELLLLH, from the coding sequence GTGCGCGTGCTAATCGAGATGCGTGTCCCGGTCGGCCAGGGCATGGCCGCAGTACGGCGGGTTGCATTTGGCCTTGCCGTACCGAGCCTCACGGTCGACCCAAACTATGAGCCGGTTCCCGTCAGCCCTTCCCCAGACATCGCAGTGCGGATGGCGGCGGCGGGCGAACAGGTGGTCGTGGTGCGCGGCACAATCGAATCAGACAAGATTCCAGAGCTTGAGGCCCAAGCCGAGGTCCTCAAAGCATGGAGGGATACCGAGATCCAGCCGTTCACGCCCGTCGCGGAGTCCATGCCGACGGCCCTCCTGGAAGCGATGCCGCAATCGGCGAATTTGTTGCAGCTCTCCGGCGATGGACCGGCGATGGGCCCATGCCCCATCGGAACATGCGACTGCGAGCCGGAAACTGCCAAGGGCACGATCGCCGACGTCGCCCACTATCTCGGCGTGGACCAAATCTGGGCCGCTGGCTATCGGGGGGACGGTATCGTCGTAGCGGTCGTCGATGGCGGTATCACCGCCCTAGGCCGCACGCCACAGCCCAACGAGACGGCTAAGATCTCGCGGGTAATCGGGGGATTCCCGGCCGACTGGGGCACGACCGCAGCGGCATGGGGCGATCACGGCAACATGTGCGCCACTGACGTCCTCGGCATGGCGCCAAATGCGCAGATCTATGACATAAGGATCGCTTCAGACACCTCAACGGGCACGATTTCGAATGCACTTGCCGGGTATGACTGGGCGATCAATCAGCACCGCGCGACTGGCACGCCGCAGGTCATTACGAACAGTTGGGGCATCTACCAGCAGAGCTGGGACGGCGTCTATGCCTGCGACGCCAATCATCTCTTCACTCGCAAGGTGGTCGACGCGCTCAATGAGGGCATCCTCGTCCTGTTTTCGGCCGGCAATTGCGGCGACACATGCCCAGACAGTCGATGCGGCAACGATACGGGTCCAGGCAAGAGCATCTGGGGCGCGAATGGCCATCCCAGGGTCATGACTGTCGGCGCCGTGAACAAGAATGAGCAGTTTGTCGGTTACAGTAGTCGGGGTCCGGCCTGCCTTGATTCCAACAAGCCCGACTTCTGTTCCGTCACGCATTTCACAGGCTACTTTGCGAGCGACAGCGGCACCTCGGCTGCAACACCGATCGCGGCGGGTGTGGTCGCGCTTCTTAAGCAGGCCAACCCCGTGCTCACTCAAGACCAGGCGAAGACCGCGCTGAGATCGACCGCCAAGGACATTGGCCCCGCCGGGTGGGACCAGCACTCCGGAGCCGGAATCGTTCGTGCCAAGGCGGCCTACGACCAGGTCCCAAGGCCACGTGGCTTGGCGGCTGTCTTCGAGCTGCTGCTGTTACATTGA
- a CDS encoding YHS domain-containing (seleno)protein, with translation MAKKCPAMRGHLALATAAVVSLTAMGSGESCAAEVVNTGYFGNVAILGYDPVAYFTDGRATKGSPEFTKKWLGATWYFASVKHRDAFASEPIRYAPQYGGFCALGTAAEEASVNIDPEAWRIVDGKLYLFSGKEGLEEDFDAAPAAVTAKADAKWPGVEAKEFKTRAEHN, from the coding sequence ATGGCGAAGAAATGTCCCGCAATGCGAGGCCATTTGGCTCTTGCAACCGCCGCAGTCGTCTCCCTCACCGCCATGGGCTCTGGTGAATCCTGCGCTGCCGAGGTGGTAAATACCGGGTATTTCGGCAACGTCGCGATCCTCGGGTACGATCCCGTGGCGTATTTCACCGATGGCCGTGCGACAAAGGGTTCGCCGGAGTTCACAAAGAAATGGCTCGGCGCGACATGGTACTTCGCCAGCGTGAAGCACCGTGACGCGTTTGCTTCCGAGCCGATCCGCTACGCTCCTCAGTATGGCGGCTTCTGCGCGCTGGGCACGGCAGCGGAGGAGGCATCTGTGAACATCGACCCGGAAGCCTGGCGCATCGTCGACGGCAAGCTTTACCTTTTCTCCGGAAAGGAGGGCCTGGAGGAAGACTTCGATGCGGCCCCGGCGGCTGTCACAGCGAAGGCCGACGCTAAATGGCCGGGGGTCGAGGCGAAGGAGTTCAAGACCAGGGCGGAACACAACTGA
- a CDS encoding class I SAM-dependent methyltransferase, producing the protein MLTYAERGDGMPNDPTRSHLAAMKGDGFYNRHSSMQATGIAALLSLLETACRTVVIGEGPLTIVDYGSSQGRNSMTPMRVAIKGLRFRSSPSVPIEVVHTDLPSNDFSALFEALVSDPDSYMSEASDVFPSAIGRSYFEPLLPPQRVNLGWSTWALQWMSASTIEAPDHILAGMSTAPTVVSAVTKQQARDWERFLTLRSREMRPGAKLVAGFTARTADVTGWEWLLGELRSAVCDMRMDGWLSEREKNHLTIPIGLRTLEQIREPFIQAETFADLVLEHLDLVKITDPCWEQFETSGDVLAFAKDHADMTQAWCGPMIASLIEPSREPAAFVAELFARFERRLSECPRPHEPYMAAVVLSKRA; encoded by the coding sequence TTGTTAACCTATGCCGAGCGAGGCGATGGTATGCCAAACGATCCAACGCGATCTCATCTGGCGGCGATGAAGGGGGACGGCTTCTACAACCGTCATTCCTCAATGCAGGCGACCGGCATTGCCGCACTCCTTTCATTGTTGGAAACCGCGTGCCGAACGGTCGTGATTGGCGAAGGTCCCTTGACCATCGTTGATTATGGTTCTTCGCAAGGCCGCAATTCGATGACCCCCATGCGCGTGGCGATAAAGGGGCTGCGGTTCCGATCGAGCCCATCCGTGCCAATCGAAGTCGTCCATACTGACCTTCCATCGAATGATTTTTCGGCCCTGTTTGAAGCACTTGTTTCAGACCCGGACAGCTACATGAGCGAAGCTTCCGATGTCTTTCCTTCTGCGATCGGCAGATCGTATTTCGAGCCGTTGCTCCCGCCTCAGCGCGTGAATCTCGGCTGGTCGACCTGGGCATTGCAGTGGATGAGTGCCAGCACGATCGAAGCGCCCGACCATATTCTCGCTGGAATGAGTACCGCGCCAACTGTGGTTTCTGCGGTGACAAAGCAACAAGCGCGAGATTGGGAACGCTTCCTAACGCTACGGTCGCGGGAAATGAGGCCTGGCGCGAAACTCGTGGCGGGGTTTACGGCCCGGACAGCGGACGTCACTGGCTGGGAATGGCTCCTCGGCGAGCTGCGGTCGGCAGTATGCGACATGAGGATGGATGGCTGGCTTTCGGAACGAGAAAAGAACCACCTCACGATACCGATCGGTCTTCGAACCTTGGAACAGATTCGGGAGCCATTTATACAAGCTGAAACTTTCGCCGACCTTGTACTCGAGCATCTTGATCTCGTCAAAATCACCGATCCTTGCTGGGAGCAATTCGAAACGAGCGGCGATGTATTGGCGTTCGCCAAGGATCACGCGGACATGACGCAAGCTTGGTGCGGTCCGATGATCGCCAGCTTGATTGAGCCATCTCGCGAACCAGCCGCATTCGTAGCTGAGCTGTTTGCCCGCTTTGAGCGCCGACTGTCTGAATGTCCCAGACCCCATGAACCCTACATGGCCGCCGTGGTGTTGTCCAAACGAGCGTAG
- a CDS encoding sulfatase-like hydrolase/transferase codes for MYANSAARLSPRHLSSRSHRNGRFCTPYAVVALCDFLIGQLLDYFDAHDLWRDTALVVTTDHGFLLGEHDFWAKNRMNMYEEIVHVPLFVHDPRRPAGAGVRRSALTQTIDLAPTFLDLFDVPAAPEMQGHSLLPLLDADRKLRHGALFGYFGGAINVTDGRYTYHRFPPDPRSQELYQYTLMPTHIWEPFTPEELAGASLAHPMPFTKGAPVLKIPVIDRSPMFDNYGPGALLESETRLYDLADDPGQNTPLILPDIEHAMTRLLQDLMRANDAPPEAYTRIAIES; via the coding sequence TTGTACGCAAATTCTGCGGCCCGGTTGTCCCCGCGTCATCTTAGCTCCCGGTCACATCGCAACGGAAGATTTTGTACCCCATACGCCGTCGTCGCGCTTTGCGATTTCCTCATCGGCCAGCTTCTTGATTATTTCGATGCGCACGACCTTTGGCGCGACACCGCGCTCGTCGTCACCACCGATCACGGCTTTCTTCTCGGCGAGCACGATTTCTGGGCGAAGAACCGCATGAACATGTACGAGGAGATCGTGCACGTTCCGCTCTTCGTGCACGATCCGCGCCGGCCGGCAGGCGCCGGCGTCCGGCGGTCGGCCCTGACCCAGACCATCGATCTCGCGCCGACGTTCCTCGATCTGTTCGACGTGCCGGCCGCTCCCGAGATGCAGGGGCATTCGCTCCTGCCGCTGCTCGACGCCGATCGCAAGCTGCGGCATGGTGCTCTGTTCGGCTATTTCGGCGGTGCGATCAATGTGACGGACGGACGCTATACCTATCACCGCTTCCCGCCCGACCCTAGGTCGCAGGAGCTTTACCAATATACACTGATGCCAACGCATATCTGGGAGCCGTTCACGCCTGAGGAACTCGCCGGAGCCTCGCTTGCGCATCCGATGCCCTTCACCAAGGGCGCGCCGGTTCTCAAGATACCGGTGATCGACCGGTCGCCAATGTTCGACAACTACGGTCCCGGCGCGCTCCTTGAGAGTGAAACCCGGCTCTATGATCTCGCTGACGATCCAGGGCAGAATACACCCCTTATCTTGCCGGATATCGAGCACGCAATGACGCGCCTCCTGCAGGATCTCATGCGCGCCAACGATGCTCCGCCGGAAGCTTACACCCGTATTGCTATTGAAAGCTAA
- a CDS encoding nucleotidyltransferase domain-containing protein, producing the protein MARPTPDSSLRHPLNSVLGAESNVRLLRELCLHGGYISAPQLTGRTGLVRNSTWNALKSLRQYGLVVEEGTDRSRLFRINWEHPLADLIGQLFRAESERLHNIFEEIKAGGKKLNDRIASMWLYGSVARREDRADSDVDIGLIARPDDLAEVVEAVRELLREAGERLFFLPNVVGLDFDDVERMARDDDPWWKSCIGDAVVLSGKRPEDVAKELLRRSGDGQKRAE; encoded by the coding sequence ATGGCGCGCCCGACCCCAGATAGTTCGCTCCGACACCCCCTGAACTCGGTCTTGGGGGCGGAGTCGAATGTACGTCTCCTGCGGGAACTCTGCCTGCATGGAGGATACATTTCAGCCCCGCAACTTACCGGGAGGACCGGACTGGTCAGGAACAGCACCTGGAATGCGCTGAAGAGCCTGCGGCAGTATGGTCTCGTAGTCGAGGAAGGCACGGACAGGTCGCGCTTGTTCCGAATCAACTGGGAGCATCCTCTGGCTGATCTGATCGGCCAGCTCTTCAGGGCGGAAAGCGAAAGGCTTCACAACATCTTCGAAGAGATAAAGGCCGGCGGCAAAAAGCTGAACGATCGTATTGCCAGCATGTGGCTGTACGGAAGCGTCGCCCGTCGAGAAGACCGCGCCGACAGCGACGTCGATATCGGTTTGATCGCAAGACCGGACGATCTGGCGGAGGTCGTGGAGGCAGTTCGAGAACTCCTCCGGGAGGCGGGGGAGCGTCTTTTCTTCCTGCCGAATGTTGTCGGGCTCGACTTTGACGATGTCGAGAGAATGGCTCGCGATGACGATCCATGGTGGAAAAGTTGCATTGGAGATGCGGTTGTTCTGTCAGGGAAGCGTCCGGAAGATGTGGCGAAGGAGCTATTGAGAAGGAGCGGCGATGGTCAGAAAAGGGCCGAGTAA
- a CDS encoding cupin domain-containing protein yields MAEPGSNAPQAQADCTLEVFGETVIIRRDPAGGLDASVIEEIVPPDVAAPLHRHSREDEVSYAIEGTFRIWRGDEVFDIGPGGIALLPRHQVHSFKNTGTVPGRLLTVILPAGFEHFFEVVAERRLGDKNLDEIATVAADQFGLEIMGLPPG; encoded by the coding sequence ATGGCGGAACCGGGGAGCAATGCACCCCAAGCGCAAGCGGACTGCACACTCGAGGTGTTCGGCGAGACAGTGATCATTCGTCGCGATCCAGCCGGCGGGCTCGACGCATCGGTGATCGAGGAGATCGTACCGCCAGACGTGGCGGCACCGCTGCACCGCCATAGCCGGGAGGATGAAGTCTCGTATGCAATCGAAGGGACGTTTCGAATCTGGCGTGGCGATGAGGTGTTCGACATCGGCCCTGGCGGTATCGCATTGTTACCCCGCCATCAGGTCCACTCTTTCAAGAACACGGGTACGGTCCCCGGCCGCCTCTTGACCGTCATCCTACCCGCAGGCTTTGAACACTTCTTCGAAGTAGTTGCAGAGCGCCGTTTGGGGGACAAGAACCTGGACGAGATTGCGACCGTCGCGGCGGACCAGTTTGGACTCGAGATAATGGGTCTTCCGCCTGGCTGA
- a CDS encoding adenylate/guanylate cyclase domain-containing protein: MERRLAAVMIADVVGYGLFSQADAEGTRVHFQADLHELFEQRIAAHVRRLVKTMGDGLLVEFHSVVEGVRCAVEVQRAKSADRGADGHRLEFRIGINLGDVIVEGDDIHGNGVIIADRLQGLAEPGGIVISGTAYDQVEKRLDVGLVFLGEKRLKHIDQPVRTYRLLLDVAHSENTGVAGGRATRWGSLPLRPGGGHGSGSPNRPRFPART; encoded by the coding sequence ATGGAGCGCAGGCTTGCCGCCGTCATGATTGCCGACGTTGTCGGTTATGGCCTGTTCAGCCAAGCCGACGCGGAAGGCACGCGTGTGCACTTTCAGGCCGATCTGCACGAGCTGTTCGAACAAAGGATCGCGGCGCACGTCCGGCGTTTAGTCAAGACCATGGGCGACGGGCTTCTCGTCGAGTTCCACAGTGTCGTTGAGGGAGTTCGTTGTGCGGTGGAGGTGCAGCGTGCGAAGTCCGCGGACCGCGGCGCCGATGGACATCGGCTTGAGTTCCGGATCGGCATCAATCTGGGCGACGTGATCGTCGAGGGCGACGACATCCATGGCAACGGAGTCATCATCGCCGATCGTCTGCAGGGCCTGGCCGAACCGGGCGGGATAGTGATCTCGGGCACGGCATACGATCAGGTTGAGAAGCGCCTCGATGTCGGCCTTGTCTTCCTCGGCGAAAAGCGTCTGAAGCATATCGACCAGCCGGTGCGGACCTACCGCCTTTTGCTGGATGTAGCTCACAGCGAGAACACAGGCGTCGCGGGAGGTCGCGCAACACGCTGGGGATCGCTGCCGCTGCGACCTGGTGGCGGCCATGGGAGCGGGTCGCCGAACCGTCCTCGATTCCCCGCGCGGACCTGA